The Shewanella pealeana ATCC 700345 genome contains the following window.
AGAGGTTTTCTTGAAATTATGTCTTTATCGTGACGCGCTAAATCCTGAACACAAAACCATAAAACTTTTAGATATATATCACATAAAAAATATTGCAAACCGGCAAAAAGATCCATATCTCTGCCATCGACACTGAGATGACGCCAAAAAGTAACAGAACATGTGGGCTCAGAGTCTGATGGATCCCCACGAATTTAATAGTATGCTTGTGGTTTCCGAACTAAGCCTTGTAGTGTCTTGAGAGCTATCTGCCAATGCGATTTCAACCGCTTCAAGTTCTTATCTTTGTATGCTCTCAAACCTATAAATTGGTTTGAGAGTACATTGCGGTGCTTTAATGAATTCGCCTGATAAAAGATAGGACAGGCATAACTTTTGCTCCCTGTGCCTTTAACCATAACGTTAAAACTTACTGACTCCTCAGACTTACAGGAAACACCAGTTCCCCATCGGAGTTGCCGAAGTGCGTTGGAAGCTCTATATAAACCAGAGTTGCGTGATATCCACACGGACGTGGGCGTAGCTTTCGCGGGGTAGGCCGCTCCTAGGCATCCCTGCCATCACGGCATTTGTGAATCCATTCACATCAGATGCCCCATCGGAAGCGTTAGCAATTTATCCATAAGCATGAGGCCCGTATCTAATGAATATAACTCCGTCCGGTTATACACTGTTGCCCCCTCTTGGCCGTAAAATAATTGGGTCAGAGTAAACTAAACAATTCACTCCGAATCCCCAGAGTTATGCTTGTCTAACCCCGTGTAAATACGGCCGTGACCGTCAATCTTCTGGTGAGAGATAACGAAGTTATCAAGCTCTCGAACGAGAGGCATGGATGCCGAACTGGCTTTTAAACATGGAAGTTGTTTGTCATGGCCGAGCTTCCAGGGATGGACTTGCTGCGTGTCACGGCAGTGTCTGCACATACGCAGGCCATTGGAACCACCGCTGCTGGATCCTACTCGCAGCCTAAAAATACCTCCCTATCTACACGAAGATAAAAAGTTGCTATATCTGCTAGCAACAAAAAAGGCTACAGAAACCCTGTAGCCTTTTTGATTAAACTTTTTAGCAAAAAGCTAAACCTTATTTGCCAGCAATCACTGTTTTGATGCTATTAAGCATCGAACGGTCAGTTCGGGCTTTCTTCAACTTACGTACGCTTTCTTTAAGCGAAGCATCTGCTAGTCGAGTGAAGATACCGTTGTACTCTTTCTCGGCGATCTCATCGTCAGTTTCAGCCATCTCTGCAATATCTTGGGCTACGCGGCTTAATTGGAACCAAGCATTCGCAATGTAGAAACCGTGGAAGTCTTCTCTCGGTAATAGGCCCTTAGCACTGGCTGGTAGTGCATCCCAACCGGCGCTGAACTTAAGGTCGGTATCTTCGATTAGCTCGTTGCAAAGGTTGGCGTAAGCTTCGAACAATCCCTCTGGAATGTCGTTCATCGGCATTACTGTGTTACATACATTCAGCGCTACTTGCTCAGCACGATCTCTATAAGCTTGAGTTACTTCTGTCATCACTTTCTCTCTACAAATATATCTAAAAACAGTTCGGTTAGATGACGCCATATAGCGCCTATCTCAATTCAATTGCTAGGTTAAAATTTGCCGCTTACGTATAAGCCATAATTACCATTACCGACGATTGGCGTTACCGTAATACCTTTATAAGGGTCGGTAAAGTATAGCCCAGACAATATGCCAATTGCCGCGCCAGCTAACACGTCTTCAACGTGGTGCTTGTCGCTTTCAACTCGGGTATAGCCTACATAAGCAGCGCCAATATAAGCGGGGATAGCCCACTGCCAACCATAACGCTGCTGCACAAATGTAGCTGCGGCAAAGCTGTCGGCGGTGTGACCTGACGGAAACGAGTCATCACCTGAGCCATCGGGTCTGTCTTTATCTACCGTGTATTTAAGGCCTTCTACCACTAAACGAGAAACCACACCGGTTTTGGCTAGCTGCCAAGCCCCTTCATAGCCATCTTCATAAATAAGCGAACCACCCAGCGCAGCGGCTGGAATAAGCAGGTGCAATACATCACCAGACCTTTCTAAATCCGATGCGGCGGAAGTTGACCAACTTGCCAGTAAAAGTAAACAAGCAAAAAACTTTTTCATAGGAAAGACCTGTGTCATGAGCCATTAGAGGGCGTTGTTATACAGGCACAATGTGGTAAATGCAAAAACTTGTGAAAGCGATTCAATTTTAAGCACTCAACATATAAAAACTTAGTTAACAAAAACCCTTATCGTGTATTCTAATGGCCGAATATAAAAAATTTTGATACCAAAAATAAACGTAAATGCCTAAGCTAATTCAGTTATTACTCATCTCCCTAGCTTTTATTATGGCCTCGGTCAGCCATTATGCTGTTTCTGCCACAACGGATCTCCAACGTGCAGATGAGCTATTCGACTTGCTCGATAGTGGTGTTGTTGAGAAGAACCTCGAAAAGAAGCAATACCTCGAAGAGCTGACCCCCTTAGTGCCAAAAAATGACCTAGCGAGGCAATTACGTTTAGCTCGAACCATCTGCTGGTCATATAACATGCAAGATGATGCTGAAATTGCTCAAGCCTTGTTATTTGCTAAACAAGCCTTAACGCGTCCGGAGTTAACCAATTTCCCTGATGATAAATTGGACTTAGAGCTTTGCTATGCTTGGTTTTCTGAGCAAAAAGGCGATGTCGATACAGCGCTGAGTTATTACAATCGACTGGTCATTGACGCCTACAAGTTAGAAAATTTGCGCCTAATGGCTGACGTTCGAATGATGCGCGGCTATTTAACTTCGTTCCAAGGCAACTATACCCA
Protein-coding sequences here:
- a CDS encoding DUF3069 domain-containing protein, which codes for MTEVTQAYRDRAEQVALNVCNTVMPMNDIPEGLFEAYANLCNELIEDTDLKFSAGWDALPASAKGLLPREDFHGFYIANAWFQLSRVAQDIAEMAETDDEIAEKEYNGIFTRLADASLKESVRKLKKARTDRSMLNSIKTVIAGK
- a CDS encoding phosphatase PAP2 family protein; the encoded protein is MKKFFACLLLLASWSTSAASDLERSGDVLHLLIPAAALGGSLIYEDGYEGAWQLAKTGVVSRLVVEGLKYTVDKDRPDGSGDDSFPSGHTADSFAAATFVQQRYGWQWAIPAYIGAAYVGYTRVESDKHHVEDVLAGAAIGILSGLYFTDPYKGITVTPIVGNGNYGLYVSGKF